A genomic region of Cygnus atratus isolate AKBS03 ecotype Queensland, Australia chromosome 13, CAtr_DNAZoo_HiC_assembly, whole genome shotgun sequence contains the following coding sequences:
- the IL13RA2 gene encoding interleukin-13 receptor subunit alpha-2 — translation MALRRIYLFSLALVWGCMASSSSQQTAVAPPQDLQITDPGLLGSLDIEWKPPPNVQTFNECTVKYKFEYRNTGDREWKVIFTRKLKFRVGFDLSRTAEVKVQTLLEGRCTNDVEVQSEWIYATFQVPLQGKLESEVQNFHCIYHDWEYLKCTWQPGLLAPRGVHYGLYYWYEGLDHAVQCDDYIQDHGINIGCMLQNLSQAEYKDLSICVNGSAAATLLRPLYATLRLHNLAKPSPPKQLVVSMSASEELRVVWSPPGGETPPQCLEYEVQLAEEQGKAKAAWASVSTQMETAFTISRANQSRISCVRVRGRTNNFCADQGFWSEWTQECFSVSRTEDKQLFILIPVILSLSSSLIIFMLIGQCKKRTPAGKAMYMSVGC, via the exons TTGCTCCCCCACAAGACCTTCAGATCACTGATCCTGGGCTTTTAGGTTCTCTCGATATAGAGTGGAAACCTCCACCCAATGTACAAACCTTCAATGAGTGCACAGTAAAATACAAGTTTGAATACCGTAACACTGGTGACAGAGAATGGAAG GTTATTTTTACTAGGAAACTAAAATTCAGAGTTGGATTTGACCTCAGCAGGACTGCTGAAGTGAAGGTACAGACCCTGCTTGAAGGACGGTGTACCAATGACGTGGAGGTTCAGAGTGAATGGATTTATGCTACCTTTCAGGTCCCATTGCAAG GAAAGCTGGAATCAGAGGTTCAGAATTTTCATTGCATCTATCATGACTGGGAATACCTCAAGTGCACTTGGCAACCAGGTCTCCTCGCTCCTCGCGGTGTACATTATGGTCTATATTATTG GTATGAGGGCCTGGACCATGCAGTGCAGTGTGATGACTACATCCAGGACCATGGTATAAACATTGGCTGCATGCTGCAGAACCTGAGCCAGGCAGAATATAAGGATCTGAGCATTTGTGTCAATGggtcagcagcagccaccctgcTGAGGCCGTTGTATGCCACCCTGCGCCTTCACAACCTAG CAAAGCCCTCACCCCCCAAGCAGCTGGTGGTTTCCATGTCTGCGTCCGAGGAGCTCCGCGTGGTGTGGAGCCCACCGGGTGGCGAAACGCCGCCCCAGTGCCTGGAGTACGAGGTCCAGCTGGCAGAAGAGCAGGGGAAGGCCAAGGCTGCCTGGGCG tctgtGTCAACCCAAATGGAGACTGCTTTTACTATTTCCAGAGCAAATCAAAGCCGCATTTCATGTGTCCGTGTCAGGGGGAGAACAAACAATTTCTGCGCCGACCAGGGCTTCTGGAGTGAATGGACGCAGGAGTGTTTCTCTG TGTCCAGAACAGAGGACAAGCAGCTATTTATCCTCATTCCAGTCATTCTGAGTTTGTCAAGTAGCCTCATAATATTTATGTTGATTGGTCAGTGCAAGAAAAG AACCCCGGCAGGAAAAGCAATGTACATGTCAGTGGGATGCTAA